Within the Cystobacter fuscus DSM 2262 genome, the region CATCAGCCGGCGCATTCGCGGTGACTCCGCGGCCTCGGGAGCGGACTCCTTCAGCCAGGCCGCCGTCCCCGTGGAGTCGAGGCCCAACGCCTCACCGGCGTCCATCCTCAACACCGCGCACAGCTTGCGCAGGTTCGGCACGCTGGGCGGCAACTGGCCTCGCTCCATCCGTCCGTACACCTCCGTGGCCACGCCCACTCGCTCGGCCACATCTGCCTGCGTCCAGGCGGTTTGGGCTCTCGCCGCTCTCAAGGTCTCGCCCAGATGGACGGTCAGCGTCTTCTTCGTCCGCGCGCCGTGCTTCTTCACCGCTTCTCCCTTCGCGCGTTCCTCCGTCCCACCGTGGCCTGCTCCTCGGGTGTGAGCAACACGCCCTTCTCGGCCGGGAACGCCCCCGTGTCCTCGGGTAGCGGCTTGTCCCGCATCAGCTGGCCGAGTTCCCGCGCGGCCTGCTCGGGGCCAAAGCTCTTGTCCTGGGCCCGGAGCCAGGCGCGCAGTTCGTCGCGCATCGCTCCCGCGCTCGGGTAGCGATCCTGGGGCAGGGCGTGCAGGGCCTTGTGCAAGATGCGCTTGAGCGACGCGGGCACTCGTCCCAGCACTCGCTCCACGTCCTCGGGCCCGAAGCGCCGGATGCGCGCCGCCAGCTCTCCGGCACTCGCCCACGCCGTGCGCTCGGCACGCATCCGGGCGTTGTACAGGAGCACGTCCGTGGACTCCACCGGGGGCAGGTTCACGTCCGAGGGGTCGAGCGGGTACTGGCCCGACACCATTTCCAGTAGCACCATGCCCAGCGAGTACAGGTCCGCGCGCCCATCGAGCGGCTGGCGGCTCATCACCTCCGGCGCGGCATAGTCGAGCACCGCGCGCAGCACCTTGGAGCCCGTCTTCAGCCGTCCCAGCAGGCGCGCGTGGGCCAGACCCCAGTCGGTGAGCTTCACGCCTCCCTGGAAGTCCAGCCGGATGTTCATGGGGCAGACCGCACGGTGGACGATGTGCAGGGGACCGCCGTCCTCGTCCTCGCATGTCCAGGCGGCTTGGAGCGCATCGGCCACCTCGGCGGCCGTGTACGCGCAGAAGGCCAGCGACAGCTCGCGCCCCAGCAGCTGCGCCGTCTCCAGCGCCGTCTCCAGGAAGAGGCCCTGGGTGTACTCCATCACCACGTAGGGCTCGTTCCGGTACTCCTCCACGTCGAACACCCGGGCGATGTTCGGATGGTGCAGCCGAGTGGCCAGGCGCAGTTCCTCTGCGGCGCGCTGGCGGCGTTGGCCCTCGGGCGGCAACACCACCTGCTTGAGCAGGACGAGATCCGCCTTGCCGCCGCGCACCAGGGGCGTGCGCCGTGCGATGGCCACGGGGTTGGATTCTTCATCGTCCAGCAAGGGGGCCACGAACGTGTACCGGTACTCCGCTCCATCGAAGAGATGCCCACCGGGCTCCCTGGAGAGGAGGGGCGGGGCGTGGGTGGTCGGTGAGGTCATGCGCCATGCTCCTGAGCGATCCAGAGAACCTTTCAGGTCCTTGGTCCTGTTGAGAGGTCCTTAAAGGTAACATGACGCCCGATAGGGAGGGAAGTCATGGCCGACCAGATAGGTTAGCCTCGGGGGTCAACGTGATGGAGTAGACGGGTTGGACTCCCCTTCGTGCCACATCAGGGGAACGTCACGCCGTCGAGGTTCACGTCCCCAACTCCGGCTTCTTTCGCCCACAGCTTGAGCGTGAAGGCGCCTTGTGCCTCATCCGCTGCCGCGTTCATCTCCACGGTGACCACCTGGGCCTTCCCAGGCGGGATGGGCTTCAGCGGCCACACCGTCAGCCCTGACAACTCCTCTTGCTTGGAGCCCAGCAGGGCCGCCCCAGCAGGCGTCCAGGATGGCCTCCCCGGCGGATTGAACAGCTCCACCTTTACGGCCACTCGGCCTCGCCTTTGGAGTCCAACGGTCCGGTAGCTGCGGACGCGCGACGCTTCAAGGGCATTCCCCGGGCGTTCAGCCA harbors:
- a CDS encoding helix-turn-helix domain-containing protein, with the translated sequence MKKHGARTKKTLTVHLGETLRAARAQTAWTQADVAERVGVATEVYGRMERGQLPPSVPNLRKLCAVLRMDAGEALGLDSTGTAAWLKESAPEAAESPRMRRLMRTLRQMDDKKLAAMSVMARTLVSAGDE
- a CDS encoding serine/threonine-protein kinase, which produces MTSPTTHAPPLLSREPGGHLFDGAEYRYTFVAPLLDDEESNPVAIARRTPLVRGGKADLVLLKQVVLPPEGQRRQRAAEELRLATRLHHPNIARVFDVEEYRNEPYVVMEYTQGLFLETALETAQLLGRELSLAFCAYTAAEVADALQAAWTCEDEDGGPLHIVHRAVCPMNIRLDFQGGVKLTDWGLAHARLLGRLKTGSKVLRAVLDYAAPEVMSRQPLDGRADLYSLGMVLLEMVSGQYPLDPSDVNLPPVESTDVLLYNARMRAERTAWASAGELAARIRRFGPEDVERVLGRVPASLKRILHKALHALPQDRYPSAGAMRDELRAWLRAQDKSFGPEQAARELGQLMRDKPLPEDTGAFPAEKGVLLTPEEQATVGRRNARREKR